A DNA window from Ignavibacteriales bacterium contains the following coding sequences:
- the mqnC gene encoding dehypoxanthine futalosine cyclase, giving the protein MTLEQVYHKVRDGNRISSEEGLFLLRNAELLDLGDLASEIRFRKNPNQWVTYLLDTNPNYSNVCDIDCIFCAFYRHPGEEGAYRLSIDQLIQKFKEAAAGGITTVLLQGGVDPTIPFDYYLELVERTVKEVPEIYPHFFSTSEIIGMSHVSGLSIEQVLEKLWEKGLRSLPGGGAEILSDRVKKKISSRKGTSADWLNVMRIAHRIGYKTTATMMYGHLETEEDIVEHLEAIRQLQEETDGFTAFVPWSFKPGNTPLEKIIPHYATPTRYLQMIAFSRIYLDNFQHIQASWFSEGKKIGQIALHFGGDDFGGILLEENVHAAAKFVNTTSVEECKNMIRDAGFIPAQRTTLYEILKVDKIEEAA; this is encoded by the coding sequence ATGACGTTAGAACAGGTATATCACAAAGTCCGGGACGGCAATCGCATCTCTTCTGAAGAAGGATTGTTCCTTCTGCGGAATGCAGAGCTGCTGGATTTAGGCGACCTGGCAAGTGAGATTCGGTTTCGCAAAAATCCAAACCAGTGGGTGACATACCTTTTGGATACGAATCCGAACTATTCAAATGTTTGTGATATCGATTGTATTTTCTGCGCATTCTACCGCCATCCCGGCGAAGAAGGGGCATATAGATTATCGATCGATCAATTGATACAGAAATTTAAGGAAGCGGCAGCAGGCGGAATTACGACAGTACTTTTGCAGGGAGGCGTGGATCCAACGATTCCATTCGATTATTATCTTGAACTTGTTGAACGTACAGTGAAGGAAGTTCCGGAGATTTATCCGCATTTCTTTTCAACGTCTGAAATTATCGGAATGTCGCACGTCTCCGGCTTGTCCATAGAGCAAGTGCTTGAAAAATTATGGGAAAAAGGATTGCGCTCTCTTCCCGGCGGAGGTGCAGAAATTCTCTCCGATCGTGTGAAGAAAAAAATAAGCAGCCGTAAAGGCACATCTGCCGACTGGCTGAATGTAATGCGCATCGCCCATCGGATAGGCTACAAGACGACAGCAACAATGATGTACGGTCACCTTGAAACGGAAGAGGATATTGTTGAACACCTTGAAGCTATACGCCAACTGCAGGAAGAGACAGATGGATTCACTGCATTCGTACCATGGTCGTTTAAGCCGGGCAATACGCCGTTGGAAAAAATCATTCCGCATTATGCCACACCTACACGTTACTTACAGATGATTGCCTTTTCGCGAATCTATCTGGATAATTTTCAGCACATTCAGGCATCATGGTTTTCAGAAGGGAAGAAGATCGGACAGATTGCACTCCACTTTGGCGGCGATGATTTTGGCGGTATATTGTTGGAAGAAAATGTTCACGCTGCCGCAAAGTTTGTGAATACGACCAGCGTTGAAGAGTGCAAGAACATGATTAGGGATGCTGGATTTATTCCCGCGCAACGAACCACACTTTATGAGATCCTGAAGGTGGATAAAATAGAAGAAGCCGCATAG
- a CDS encoding nucleotide-binding protein translates to MSEQIVNKFRELIETGTRLAPIGGFDYSGYNARLQNKYLEWRKACLEILELSGPIGFPYKQKILGDSHGGLFYQSSVQLILSCLNELYEKLKASPDLVSVPVPTAAAESSTVTSSEAGSQTATDSSSGKRILKPPPKKPAESPMQPITQAPSSSQTKKVYVIGELDDPLHVQLLQFLHEIGLEEVVIERMHGHMISLDSLQMEAEIKFVFFVITPDDLAYAMFEIGHFVGKLGKNRVCVLHSSDVSFPNTMPGVLVKLITVKLEEASFGLLKDLKSAGYQFNF, encoded by the coding sequence ATGTCAGAACAGATTGTTAATAAATTTAGGGAATTAATCGAAACTGGAACACGGTTAGCGCCGATTGGTGGTTTTGATTATTCTGGGTACAACGCACGCCTGCAAAATAAATATCTTGAGTGGCGAAAGGCGTGTCTGGAAATCCTCGAATTGTCAGGACCCATTGGATTTCCATACAAACAGAAAATTCTTGGCGATTCGCACGGCGGATTGTTTTATCAATCGTCTGTACAGTTAATTCTATCATGTCTGAATGAATTATACGAAAAGCTGAAAGCATCACCAGATCTTGTATCTGTCCCAGTTCCAACCGCTGCTGCTGAATCTTCAACAGTGACATCCTCAGAAGCCGGTAGTCAGACTGCGACGGACTCGTCGAGTGGAAAGCGCATCTTAAAGCCGCCCCCCAAAAAACCTGCTGAATCACCAATGCAGCCAATTACACAAGCGCCATCGAGCTCGCAGACCAAGAAAGTGTATGTCATTGGAGAATTAGATGATCCATTGCATGTTCAACTGCTGCAATTCCTTCATGAAATTGGATTAGAAGAAGTTGTTATAGAACGTATGCATGGACATATGATTTCACTAGATTCGCTTCAAATGGAAGCGGAGATAAAATTTGTTTTTTTTGTTATCACACCAGACGATCTTGCCTATGCTATGTTCGAGATTGGACATTTTGTCGGCAAACTTGGCAAAAATCGAGTCTGTGTACTTCACTCATCAGACGTCAGCTTTCCGAATACCATGCCGGGCGTCTTAGTGAAATTAATTACTGTGAAGTTGGAAGAAGCGAGCTTTGGCTTGCTGAAAGATCTTAAATCAGCCGGATATCAATTTAATTTTTAG